One segment of Micromonospora parathelypteridis DNA contains the following:
- a CDS encoding phosphatase PAP2 family protein has translation MGGGAEFRPVTTRPGPGVRIARLVTEVTAPAVLVSLLIITVSWHSARRPGQGLVWGLIATLFVTGIPFAYIIGGVRRGRLTDHHVGRREQRRAPLLVGLGSVAAALALLAVFGAPRPVLALAVAGLVGLVVTVSVSHWWKISIHSAVGAGTLVILMLTFGTRLVVAAPLLALVGWSRVRLRDHTVAQVLAGGVLGALIAVVVFGALR, from the coding sequence GTGGGCGGCGGTGCGGAATTCCGCCCGGTCACCACCCGGCCCGGCCCAGGGGTGCGAATCGCCCGGCTGGTCACCGAGGTGACCGCGCCGGCCGTGCTCGTGTCACTGCTGATCATCACCGTGAGCTGGCACAGCGCACGCCGACCGGGTCAGGGCCTGGTCTGGGGTCTGATCGCCACGCTCTTCGTCACCGGCATTCCGTTCGCCTACATCATCGGCGGGGTACGCCGTGGCCGGCTCACCGATCATCACGTCGGCCGCCGGGAGCAGCGTCGGGCGCCGCTGCTGGTCGGTCTCGGTTCGGTGGCGGCGGCGCTCGCCCTGCTCGCCGTCTTCGGCGCGCCCCGCCCGGTGCTGGCGCTGGCAGTGGCCGGGCTCGTCGGTCTCGTGGTCACCGTGTCGGTGAGTCACTGGTGGAAAATATCGATCCACTCGGCGGTGGGCGCCGGCACGCTGGTGATCCTGATGCTGACCTTCGGGACCCGGCTGGTCGTCGCGGCACCGCTGCTGGCGTTGGTCGGCTGGTCCAGAGTGCGGCTGAGGGACCACACGGTGGCGCAGGTGCTCGCCGGTGGTGTGCTCGGCGCGCTGATCGCCGTGGTGGTCTTCGGCGCGCTGCGCTGA
- a CDS encoding dihydrolipoamide acetyltransferase family protein yields the protein MSRIKTFNLPDLGEGLTEGEILAWLVKVGDTIELNQPIVEVETAKAAVEIPAKWAGQVQAIFHPEGTTVEVGAPIIAIDTDPGAGPLEAPSTTATASGDLPTPSAASLAAVEVAPAEGMVEPGLIGGAAPGGRTAVLVGYGPRTTAAKRRPRKGAVPTQPPAPPAPPAVDHAVVVGDKPAATSTIQAPPVHDRRNGASSGGLVLAKPPVRKLAKDLGVDLSTLTGSGPLGSITREDVQQAASGAVAVVVAEPIVAATAPSFGADREQRIPVKGVRKLTAENMSRSAFTAPHVTEFLTVDVTRAMKALDRLRGRREWRDVRVSPLLLVAKAVLLAVKRHPMVNSTWAGDEIVVKEYVNLGIAAATERGLIVPNVKDAGRLSLRELADSLTDLVQTAKSGRTSPAAMSGGTLTITNVGVFGVDTGTPILPPGESAILAFGAVREMPWVHKGKVKVRQVTTLGLSFDHRIIDGELGSRFLRDIGDFLADPEAALLAWT from the coding sequence ATGTCCCGGATCAAGACGTTCAACCTGCCCGACCTGGGCGAGGGGCTGACCGAGGGCGAGATCCTGGCCTGGCTGGTCAAGGTCGGTGACACGATTGAGCTGAACCAGCCGATCGTCGAGGTCGAGACGGCCAAGGCGGCGGTGGAGATCCCGGCGAAGTGGGCCGGGCAGGTGCAGGCGATCTTCCACCCGGAGGGCACCACGGTCGAGGTCGGTGCGCCGATCATCGCGATCGACACCGACCCGGGCGCCGGCCCGCTGGAGGCGCCGTCGACCACGGCCACGGCCAGCGGTGACCTGCCCACCCCGTCGGCGGCTTCGCTGGCGGCGGTGGAGGTGGCACCGGCCGAGGGCATGGTGGAGCCCGGCCTGATCGGCGGTGCGGCCCCGGGCGGTCGGACGGCGGTGCTGGTCGGCTACGGCCCGCGCACGACCGCCGCGAAGCGCCGCCCCCGCAAGGGCGCCGTCCCCACCCAACCCCCCGCACCCCCCGCACCCCCCGCGGTCGATCATGCAGTTGTGGTGGGTGACAAACCAGCCGCAACCTCTACGATCCAGGCACCACCAGTCCATGATCGACGCAATGGGGCGAGCAGCGGCGGTCTGGTACTGGCCAAGCCGCCGGTGCGCAAGCTCGCCAAGGACCTCGGGGTCGACCTCAGCACGTTGACCGGGTCGGGGCCGCTGGGCTCGATCACCCGCGAGGACGTGCAGCAGGCAGCGAGCGGTGCCGTGGCGGTGGTGGTGGCCGAGCCGATCGTGGCGGCGACCGCTCCCAGCTTCGGTGCGGACCGGGAGCAGCGCATCCCGGTCAAGGGTGTCCGCAAGCTCACCGCCGAGAACATGTCCCGCTCGGCGTTCACCGCCCCGCACGTGACGGAGTTCCTGACCGTCGACGTGACCCGGGCGATGAAGGCGCTGGACCGGCTGCGCGGCCGGCGGGAGTGGCGCGACGTACGGGTCTCGCCACTGCTCCTGGTGGCGAAGGCGGTGCTGCTGGCGGTCAAGCGTCACCCGATGGTCAACTCGACCTGGGCCGGCGACGAGATCGTGGTGAAGGAGTACGTCAACCTCGGCATCGCGGCGGCCACCGAGCGCGGCCTGATCGTGCCGAACGTCAAGGACGCCGGCCGCCTCTCGCTCCGGGAGCTGGCGGACTCGCTGACCGACCTGGTGCAGACGGCGAAGTCCGGCCGTACCTCGCCGGCGGCCATGTCCGGCGGCACGTTGACCATCACCAACGTCGGCGTGTTCGGGGTGGACACGGGCACGCCGATCCTGCCGCCGGGCGAGTCGGCGATCCTGGCCTTCGGCGCGGTGCGGGAGATGCCCTGGGTGCACAAGGGCAAGGTCAAGGTGCGTCAGGTCACGACGCTGGGGCTGAGCTTCGACCACCGGATCATCGATGGCGAGCTGGGCTCGAGGTTCCTGCGCGACATCGGCGACTTCCTCGCGGATCCGGAGGCGGCGCTGCTCGCCTGGACCTGA
- a CDS encoding LppU/SCO3897 family protein, protein MTSEGPHRTGQEPDEVPPGAGGPAPYGDRPAQPDNGHNAAGPDLGWAPPPPARPNPSTPAWATQSEQPPAPAWGAAAAPQPNDPAQPAWAAGGGASEPPQQQPGTWPGNEGAPAPAQPAWAAQQQGWTPAEQSAPAPTWTPSATEQPDWVQAQPAARGAAQVPPATAAWPAQEDPARSGGWGGAAQANPPAGDWRGAESQQPEQQQAANWPGGAQQDDASGNGNWPASAAARDDQPVWTPAEQSPPTWGQPAESAEQPAPGWGQAAQPNAARGAAQVPAPATNWPAQDDPARSGGWAAQQQAQPAGWGDGDARQDQAAQPAAWGDAEGRPQQPDWVLSPQDQPSERPEAVGWTAAEQSGLPARASVSVPGNDGAPGWAAGPDNAAQGNPGVPEAEPWAPGEVWGRAEAEASAQSRGGWEADRGDEAPAYQPGPAPGISPANAVPLPPQEQRVPGASLAAAPPADYAPQAQFAPIPEQPAYAEREAPEAAAQYEADPAGWGRAEEAPASGALVPAPRTSPESGAGRAVVPVSEAESAAGAAARATASASVPLASRVMPPTDQAIRPTGTATPQPRVYGRPARPEPENEPEPEAFQADPGAERQVAPEWQNDSPRQGAPEWQNDAPRQVAPDWQNDPPRQVAPDWQNDPQRQVGPGWGDESPAEPRFDDRQPAPNAFNEAPSAPPAFPPGVPSFVDPPGNNRPLNGVRPHAGAERPVDQFGGPGSPAAGAATVNGTSAFGGPSFGGPGSSGSGFGGPATESVPGGGFPPAFPPPQQPAPSWGQEAGQSDQGRFDAFKPDADEPKVEPPTPKVRNGRVLAAVLIAAVLILAVPLGLLMLLGKFGGGNDSPAFDPAVGTCVKQAGEGGASAADCGEAGAFTIVSKVDAKEKCTDTTQPHVVLPGDGTNRVLCLKPATK, encoded by the coding sequence ATGACGTCCGAGGGCCCGCACCGCACCGGCCAAGAGCCGGACGAGGTGCCACCGGGCGCCGGCGGACCGGCGCCGTACGGCGACCGCCCGGCGCAGCCGGACAACGGCCACAACGCCGCCGGCCCCGACCTGGGCTGGGCGCCCCCACCACCGGCGCGACCCAACCCGTCGACGCCGGCATGGGCGACCCAGTCCGAGCAGCCGCCGGCCCCCGCCTGGGGTGCCGCCGCTGCCCCGCAGCCCAACGACCCGGCGCAGCCCGCCTGGGCCGCCGGCGGTGGCGCGAGCGAGCCGCCGCAGCAGCAGCCCGGCACCTGGCCCGGCAACGAAGGCGCACCGGCTCCGGCGCAGCCGGCCTGGGCCGCACAGCAGCAGGGCTGGACGCCAGCCGAGCAGAGTGCGCCCGCACCCACCTGGACCCCGAGCGCCACTGAGCAGCCCGACTGGGTGCAGGCCCAGCCGGCCGCACGGGGTGCCGCGCAGGTGCCCCCGGCGACCGCCGCCTGGCCCGCCCAGGAAGACCCGGCCCGCTCCGGCGGCTGGGGTGGCGCGGCGCAGGCCAACCCGCCCGCCGGTGACTGGCGTGGGGCCGAGTCGCAGCAGCCCGAGCAGCAGCAGGCCGCCAACTGGCCGGGCGGCGCTCAGCAGGACGACGCGTCCGGCAACGGCAACTGGCCCGCCAGCGCCGCCGCACGCGACGACCAGCCCGTGTGGACGCCGGCGGAGCAGTCGCCGCCGACCTGGGGCCAGCCCGCCGAATCGGCCGAGCAGCCCGCACCCGGGTGGGGGCAGGCCGCCCAGCCCAACGCCGCCCGTGGCGCGGCCCAGGTGCCGGCCCCGGCGACGAACTGGCCGGCGCAGGACGACCCGGCCCGCTCCGGTGGGTGGGCCGCACAGCAGCAGGCGCAGCCCGCAGGGTGGGGCGACGGCGACGCGCGACAGGACCAGGCCGCACAGCCGGCCGCCTGGGGCGATGCCGAGGGCCGTCCGCAGCAGCCCGACTGGGTGCTCTCGCCGCAGGACCAGCCCAGCGAGCGGCCGGAGGCGGTGGGGTGGACCGCGGCGGAGCAGAGCGGCCTCCCCGCCCGTGCCAGTGTCAGCGTGCCCGGCAACGACGGTGCGCCCGGCTGGGCCGCCGGCCCGGACAACGCCGCGCAGGGCAACCCCGGTGTGCCGGAGGCCGAGCCGTGGGCACCCGGTGAGGTGTGGGGTCGTGCCGAGGCGGAAGCTTCCGCCCAGTCCCGCGGTGGCTGGGAGGCAGACCGGGGCGACGAGGCACCGGCCTACCAGCCCGGGCCCGCGCCGGGCATCTCGCCGGCGAACGCGGTGCCGCTGCCCCCGCAGGAGCAGCGTGTGCCAGGTGCCAGCCTGGCTGCTGCCCCGCCGGCCGACTACGCGCCCCAGGCCCAGTTCGCTCCGATCCCCGAGCAGCCCGCGTACGCCGAGCGGGAGGCCCCGGAGGCCGCCGCGCAGTACGAGGCGGACCCGGCCGGTTGGGGCCGGGCCGAGGAGGCTCCCGCAAGTGGCGCGTTGGTGCCCGCCCCGCGTACCTCTCCGGAGTCCGGAGCGGGCCGCGCGGTGGTGCCGGTGTCGGAGGCCGAGTCGGCAGCCGGCGCGGCGGCCCGGGCCACCGCGAGCGCTTCGGTGCCGTTGGCCAGCCGGGTGATGCCCCCGACCGACCAGGCCATCCGGCCGACTGGCACGGCCACACCCCAACCCCGGGTGTACGGCCGCCCGGCTCGACCCGAGCCGGAGAACGAGCCGGAGCCGGAGGCGTTCCAGGCCGACCCGGGTGCCGAGCGTCAGGTCGCACCAGAGTGGCAGAACGACTCGCCGCGTCAGGGTGCTCCGGAGTGGCAGAACGACGCGCCACGCCAGGTCGCGCCCGACTGGCAGAACGACCCGCCACGCCAGGTCGCGCCCGACTGGCAGAACGACCCGCAGCGCCAGGTTGGCCCTGGCTGGGGTGACGAGTCTCCAGCCGAGCCACGCTTCGACGACCGCCAGCCCGCACCGAACGCGTTCAACGAGGCCCCGTCGGCGCCTCCGGCGTTCCCGCCCGGCGTGCCGTCCTTCGTCGACCCCCCCGGCAACAACCGGCCGTTGAACGGCGTTCGGCCGCACGCCGGTGCCGAGCGCCCGGTGGACCAGTTCGGCGGCCCCGGGTCGCCTGCCGCCGGTGCCGCCACGGTGAACGGGACGTCGGCATTCGGCGGGCCGAGCTTCGGCGGGCCGGGTTCCAGCGGGTCAGGCTTCGGCGGGCCGGCGACCGAGTCGGTGCCGGGCGGCGGCTTCCCGCCGGCCTTCCCACCACCGCAGCAGCCCGCGCCGTCCTGGGGCCAGGAGGCCGGGCAGTCGGACCAGGGACGGTTCGACGCGTTCAAGCCGGACGCCGACGAGCCGAAGGTGGAGCCACCGACGCCGAAGGTACGCAACGGCCGGGTGCTGGCCGCGGTGCTGATCGCCGCGGTGCTCATCCTGGCGGTGCCGCTCGGCCTGCTGATGCTGCTCGGCAAGTTCGGCGGCGGGAACGACTCGCCGGCCTTCGACCCGGCGGTCGGCACCTGCGTGAAGCAGGCCGGCGAGGGTGGCGCCTCAGCGGCGGACTGCGGCGAGGCGGGCGCTTTCACGATCGTCTCGAAGGTGGACGCGAAGGAGAAGTGCACCGACACGACGCAGCCCCACGTGGTGCTGCCGGGTGACGGCACCAACCGGGTGCTCTGCCTCAAGCCGGCCACGAAGTAG
- a CDS encoding alpha-ketoacid dehydrogenase subunit beta, whose product MATETLTLGKALNTGLRRALENDPKVIIMGEDVGKLGGVFRITDGLQKDFGDQRVIDTPLAESGIIGTAVGLAIRGYRPICEIQFDGFVYPAYDQIVSQVAKMHYRSGGRLNIPMVIRIPYGGGIGAVEHHSESPEAYFAHTAGLKVVTCSNPQDAYVMIQQAIASDDPIVFLEPKRRYWEKGQVDLDAPLSEAYPLHSARVVRPGTDVTVLAYGPMVRTCLEAATAAAEDGRELEVIDLRSLSPLDLAAAYESVKRTGRAVVVHEAPSNIGLGAELAARITEECFYSLESPVLRVTGFDTPYPAARVEEEYLPDLDRVLDAVDRTFGW is encoded by the coding sequence ATGGCCACGGAGACGCTCACCCTCGGCAAGGCCCTCAACACCGGCCTGCGCCGCGCCCTGGAGAACGACCCCAAGGTCATCATCATGGGCGAGGACGTCGGCAAGCTCGGCGGCGTCTTCCGGATCACCGACGGGCTCCAGAAGGACTTCGGCGACCAGCGGGTGATCGACACCCCGCTGGCCGAGTCCGGCATCATCGGCACCGCGGTCGGTCTTGCCATCCGTGGCTACCGCCCGATCTGCGAAATCCAGTTCGACGGCTTCGTCTACCCCGCGTACGACCAGATCGTGTCGCAGGTCGCGAAGATGCACTACCGCTCGGGCGGCAGGCTCAACATCCCCATGGTCATCCGGATTCCGTACGGCGGCGGCATCGGCGCGGTCGAGCACCACTCCGAGTCGCCCGAGGCGTACTTCGCGCACACGGCCGGCCTGAAGGTGGTGACCTGCTCCAACCCGCAGGACGCGTACGTGATGATCCAGCAGGCCATCGCCTCGGACGATCCGATCGTCTTCCTGGAGCCCAAGCGGCGCTACTGGGAGAAGGGGCAGGTCGACCTGGACGCGCCGCTGTCCGAGGCGTACCCCCTGCACTCGGCTCGTGTGGTGCGGCCCGGCACGGACGTCACCGTGCTGGCCTACGGCCCGATGGTGCGGACCTGCCTGGAGGCGGCGACCGCTGCCGCCGAGGACGGCCGGGAGCTGGAGGTCATCGACCTGCGCTCGCTCTCCCCGCTGGACCTGGCGGCGGCCTACGAGTCGGTGAAGCGCACCGGCCGCGCGGTGGTGGTGCACGAGGCGCCGTCGAACATCGGCCTCGGCGCCGAGCTGGCCGCCCGGATCACCGAGGAGTGCTTCTACTCCCTCGAGTCGCCCGTGTTGCGGGTGACCGGCTTCGACACCCCCTACCCGGCCGCCCGGGTGGAAGAGGAATACCTGCCCGACCTCGACCGGGTGCTCGACGCCGTCGACCGCACCTTCGGTTGGTGA
- the pdhA gene encoding pyruvate dehydrogenase (acetyl-transferring) E1 component subunit alpha, whose amino-acid sequence MAKGDPGGTTRSRRAAPRSKKGAAGDPELVQLLTPDGERIESHTSPDGTEYRVDFTDEEYRGLYRDLVLVRKLDAEATALQRQGELGLWASLLGQEAAQVGSGRALRTQDMAFPTYREHGVLYCRGIDPIMPLGLFRGVDQGGWDPNEFKFNMYTIVIGAQTLHATGYAMGITMDGKTGTDDGEAAIAYFGDGATSQGDVNEAFVWASVFNAPLVFFCQNNQYAISEPLERQTRVPLYQRAAGFGFPGVRVDGNDVLASYAVTRTALDNARHGQGPSLIEAYTYRMGAHTTSDDPTRYRIASEVEAWQAKDPITRVKAFLEKQQIADADFFAEVDEQARRESVHLRERVLDMPNPEPVTMFDHVYPNGSPLLDEQRAQFTRYMESFEGSAH is encoded by the coding sequence ATGGCAAAGGGCGACCCCGGAGGCACCACCCGCAGCAGGCGGGCGGCACCCCGCTCCAAGAAGGGCGCGGCCGGCGACCCTGAACTGGTGCAGCTACTCACCCCCGACGGCGAGCGGATCGAGAGCCACACCAGCCCGGACGGCACCGAATACCGCGTCGACTTCACCGACGAGGAGTACCGCGGCCTCTACCGCGACCTGGTGCTGGTCCGCAAGCTCGACGCCGAGGCGACCGCTCTTCAGCGCCAGGGCGAGCTGGGCCTCTGGGCCAGCCTGCTCGGCCAGGAGGCCGCGCAGGTCGGGTCGGGGCGGGCGCTGCGGACGCAGGACATGGCCTTCCCGACCTACCGGGAACACGGCGTCCTCTACTGCCGGGGCATCGACCCGATCATGCCGCTCGGCCTGTTCCGCGGTGTCGACCAGGGCGGCTGGGACCCGAACGAGTTCAAGTTCAACATGTACACGATCGTCATCGGTGCGCAGACCCTCCACGCGACCGGCTACGCCATGGGGATCACCATGGACGGCAAGACCGGCACCGACGACGGCGAAGCGGCGATCGCCTACTTCGGCGACGGGGCCACCAGCCAGGGCGATGTGAACGAGGCGTTCGTCTGGGCGAGCGTGTTCAACGCCCCGCTGGTCTTCTTCTGCCAGAACAACCAGTACGCGATCTCCGAGCCGCTGGAGCGGCAGACCCGCGTCCCGCTCTACCAGCGGGCCGCCGGCTTCGGCTTCCCCGGCGTACGGGTGGACGGCAACGACGTGCTCGCCTCGTACGCGGTCACCCGCACGGCGCTGGACAACGCCCGCCACGGGCAGGGCCCCAGCCTGATCGAGGCGTACACCTATCGGATGGGCGCGCACACCACCTCCGACGACCCGACCCGCTACCGAATCGCCAGCGAGGTCGAGGCGTGGCAGGCCAAGGACCCCATCACCCGGGTCAAGGCCTTCCTGGAGAAGCAGCAGATCGCCGACGCGGACTTCTTCGCCGAGGTCGACGAGCAGGCCCGCCGCGAGTCGGTGCACCTGCGCGAGCGGGTGCTCGACATGCCCAACCCCGAGCCGGTGACGATGTTCGACCACGTCTACCCGAACGGCTCTCCGCTGCTCGACGAGCAGCGCGCCCAGTTCACCCGCTACATGGAGTCCTTCGAAGGGAGCGCCCACTGA
- a CDS encoding GTPase yields MTNITGRVREAFRGDQRVDADALIARLEAVRRFLTAVDGLLPDAELVPAHTLVERAGTRLALSRDHTVVALAGATGSGKSSLFNALAQLELSPVGVRRPTTGVTHACVWGPLEGANRLLDWIGVLPRHRFVRESALDADDETALHGLILLDLPDFDSVQRSHRLEVDRLLGLVDQVVWVVDPQKYADRVIHDSYLREFHRHRDVTVVVLNQADRLTPAELPRVLDDLRRLLDTDGLTGVPLLSTTAIDPAGMVGLRSALERTVAERQAALRRLAGDVDTVVAGLDELVGSARPAGGPDDTAVDGLNRALAGAAGVPAVTEAVEQAYRHRAGAATGWPVVRGWRRLRPDPLRRLHLPGPTGDQADPAESLVAATSVPDPTAAQRSALGLAIRAVADRAATDLPAAWPGAVTSAARSRLGDLPDALDRTIAGTDLGLSRRPLWWRIVGGVQWLVTLAAVVGLGWLVLGYALRALGLPALDNPMVGQVPLPTLLLLGGLLAGLVVAALTRPVVRWAARRARARAEQRLTAKVARVGEEYVLTPVRIVLGSYAQARDALRDAARR; encoded by the coding sequence GTGACCAACATCACCGGCCGGGTACGCGAGGCGTTCCGCGGTGACCAGCGGGTCGACGCCGACGCGTTGATCGCCCGCCTGGAGGCGGTGCGTCGCTTCCTGACCGCGGTCGACGGCCTGCTGCCCGACGCCGAGCTGGTGCCCGCGCACACCCTGGTCGAGCGGGCCGGCACCCGGCTCGCGCTGTCCCGGGACCACACCGTGGTCGCGCTGGCCGGTGCGACGGGCAGCGGCAAGTCCAGCCTCTTCAACGCCCTGGCCCAGCTGGAACTCTCGCCGGTCGGGGTCCGCCGGCCGACCACCGGCGTCACCCACGCCTGCGTGTGGGGGCCACTGGAGGGCGCCAACCGGCTGCTCGACTGGATCGGCGTGCTGCCCCGACACCGCTTCGTCCGGGAGAGCGCCCTGGACGCGGACGACGAGACGGCGCTGCACGGGCTGATCCTGCTCGACCTGCCCGACTTCGACTCGGTCCAGCGGTCCCACCGGCTCGAGGTGGACCGGCTCCTCGGTCTTGTCGACCAGGTGGTCTGGGTGGTCGACCCGCAGAAGTACGCCGATCGGGTCATCCACGACAGCTACCTGCGCGAGTTCCACCGGCACCGCGACGTCACCGTCGTCGTGCTCAACCAGGCCGACCGGCTGACCCCGGCCGAGTTGCCCCGGGTCCTGGACGACCTGCGCCGACTACTCGACACGGACGGGCTGACCGGCGTGCCGCTGCTGTCCACCACCGCCATCGACCCGGCTGGGATGGTGGGGCTGCGCAGCGCGCTGGAGCGTACGGTCGCCGAGCGGCAGGCCGCGCTGCGCCGGCTCGCCGGTGACGTCGACACGGTTGTCGCCGGGTTGGACGAGCTGGTCGGCTCGGCCCGGCCGGCGGGTGGACCGGACGACACCGCGGTCGACGGGCTGAACCGGGCATTGGCCGGGGCGGCCGGAGTGCCCGCGGTCACCGAGGCGGTGGAGCAGGCGTACCGGCACCGGGCCGGCGCGGCCACCGGCTGGCCCGTGGTCCGAGGCTGGCGGCGGCTGCGACCCGACCCGCTGCGTCGGCTGCACCTGCCCGGTCCGACCGGCGACCAGGCCGACCCGGCGGAGAGCCTGGTCGCGGCCACCTCGGTCCCGGACCCCACGGCCGCCCAGCGCTCGGCGCTGGGTCTCGCGATCCGCGCGGTGGCCGACCGGGCCGCCACCGACCTGCCCGCCGCCTGGCCCGGTGCCGTGACCTCCGCCGCCCGGTCCCGCCTCGGCGACCTGCCGGACGCGCTGGACCGCACGATCGCCGGCACCGACCTCGGCCTGAGCCGTCGGCCGCTGTGGTGGCGGATCGTCGGCGGTGTGCAGTGGTTGGTCACCCTCGCCGCCGTGGTCGGGCTGGGCTGGTTGGTGCTCGGCTACGCGCTGCGGGCGCTCGGCCTGCCCGCGCTGGACAACCCGATGGTCGGTCAGGTGCCGCTGCCCACCCTGCTGCTGCTCGGCGGCCTGCTGGCCGGACTGGTGGTGGCGGCGCTGACCCGGCCGGTGGTGCGCTGGGCCGCTCGGCGCGCCCGGGCCCGCGCCGAGCAGCGGCTGACGGCGAAGGTCGCCCGGGTGGGCGAGGAGTACGTGTTGACACCGGTGCGGATCGTGCTCGGCTCGTACGCGCAGGCGCGCGACGCGCTGCGGGACGCCGCCCGCCGCTGA
- a CDS encoding GTPase domain-containing protein, with protein MTTHGDSATRSGAPAVAARTGPPDAAEEPPATTGGDSLPDALSGLREAIGATRYPLALPSANSARHTATALTDQLGDYLLPRLARLDAPLLVVVGGSTGAGKSTLVNSLVKARVSAAGVLRPTTRSPVLVCNPSDAAWFRQGDLLPGLTRTTEPSDDPRALHLVTAPALPAGLAFLDAPDIDSVVDANRALATQLLAAADLWLFVTTAARYADAVPWELLRSARARGAVIAMVLDRVPAEATDEIAAHLAEMLAEQDLGRAPLFVLPETWVDGQGLLPEGVTAPLSDWFARLAADADARAAVVRQTLDGALAAVHPAVEELADAADEQVAAADGLDERVRAAYLGAERTVEQGLQDGRLLRGEVLARWQEFVGTGELFRTLEARIGRLRDRVVAAVTGRPAPAVELRNAIESQLVTLLRGVASEAAESAYTAWKAHPAGAGLLEPALAHPSADLPERAERMVRDWQRGVLELVRVEGGDKRFVARTAAYAVNATGLAVMIAVFASTAFIPTGLELATGAGTTVAAQAVLQAIFGDQAVRTLAAKARTDLLARVRTLLDEEADRFLSRTADARTAADAGDGLRRAAGRVELARHRSGLSAGGDAQPSGDEEGSG; from the coding sequence GTGACGACGCACGGCGATTCCGCCACCCGTTCCGGCGCGCCCGCCGTCGCAGCCCGCACCGGCCCGCCGGACGCCGCGGAGGAGCCCCCCGCCACCACCGGGGGCGACAGCCTCCCCGACGCGCTGTCGGGCCTCCGGGAGGCGATCGGTGCGACCCGGTACCCCCTCGCACTGCCCTCCGCCAACTCCGCCCGGCACACCGCCACGGCCCTCACCGATCAGCTCGGCGACTATCTGCTGCCCCGGCTCGCCCGGTTGGACGCCCCCCTGCTCGTGGTGGTCGGCGGCTCCACCGGCGCGGGCAAGTCGACCCTGGTCAACAGCCTGGTCAAGGCCCGGGTCAGCGCCGCCGGCGTGCTCCGGCCCACCACCCGTTCCCCGGTGCTGGTCTGCAACCCGTCCGACGCGGCCTGGTTTCGGCAGGGCGATCTACTGCCCGGGCTGACCCGCACCACCGAGCCGAGTGACGATCCGCGCGCCCTGCACCTCGTCACCGCCCCGGCCCTGCCCGCCGGGCTGGCCTTCCTCGACGCGCCCGACATCGACTCGGTGGTCGACGCCAACCGGGCGCTCGCCACCCAACTGCTGGCCGCCGCCGATCTCTGGCTCTTCGTCACCACCGCCGCCCGGTACGCCGACGCGGTGCCCTGGGAGCTGCTGCGCAGCGCCCGGGCGCGAGGCGCGGTGATCGCCATGGTTCTGGACCGGGTGCCCGCCGAGGCCACCGACGAGATCGCCGCGCACCTGGCCGAGATGCTCGCCGAGCAGGACCTCGGCCGGGCGCCCCTGTTCGTGTTGCCGGAGACCTGGGTCGACGGTCAAGGGCTGCTGCCCGAGGGCGTGACCGCACCGCTGTCCGACTGGTTCGCCCGGCTGGCCGCCGACGCGGACGCTCGGGCGGCGGTGGTCCGCCAGACGCTGGACGGCGCGCTGGCCGCGGTCCACCCCGCCGTCGAGGAGCTGGCCGACGCCGCCGACGAACAGGTCGCCGCCGCCGACGGGCTGGACGAACGGGTCCGGGCCGCGTACCTGGGCGCCGAGCGCACCGTCGAGCAGGGGCTTCAGGACGGCCGACTGCTCCGGGGCGAGGTGCTCGCACGCTGGCAGGAGTTCGTCGGCACCGGGGAGCTGTTCCGCACCCTGGAAGCACGGATCGGCCGCCTACGGGACCGGGTCGTCGCCGCCGTCACCGGCCGGCCGGCACCCGCCGTCGAGCTGCGCAACGCCATCGAGTCGCAGCTGGTCACGCTGCTGCGCGGGGTGGCCTCGGAGGCCGCCGAATCCGCGTACACCGCGTGGAAGGCGCACCCGGCGGGCGCCGGGCTGCTCGAACCGGCGCTCGCCCACCCGAGTGCCGACCTACCTGAACGCGCCGAACGGATGGTCCGGGACTGGCAGCGCGGGGTGCTGGAGCTGGTCCGGGTCGAGGGCGGTGACAAGCGGTTCGTGGCCCGCACCGCCGCCTACGCGGTCAACGCCACCGGGTTGGCCGTGATGATCGCCGTGTTCGCCTCCACCGCGTTCATCCCGACCGGGCTGGAGCTGGCCACCGGGGCCGGCACGACGGTCGCCGCGCAGGCCGTACTCCAGGCGATCTTTGGTGACCAGGCGGTGCGTACCCTTGCCGCCAAGGCCCGCACCGACCTGCTGGCCCGGGTGCGGACGCTGCTCGACGAGGAGGCCGACCGCTTCCTCAGCCGCACCGCGGACGCCCGCACCGCCGCCGACGCCGGCGACGGGCTGCGCCGGGCCGCCGGCCGGGTCGAGTTGGCCCGGCACCGCAGCGGCCTGTCCGCCGGCGGCGACGCCCAGCCGTCGGGTGACGAGGAGGGCTCCGGGTGA